One window from the genome of Kaistella carnis encodes:
- the ahcY gene encoding adenosylhomocysteinase: METTTQYVPYKVKDISLAEYGRKEIKLAEAEMPGLMAIREEYGPSQPLKGARIAGCLHMTIQTAVLIETLVALGAEVTWSSCNIFSTQDHAAAAIAAAGIPVYAWKGLTEEEFEWCIEQTIFFGEDRKPLNLILDDGGDLTNMVFDKYPELTKDIKGLSEETTTGVHRLYERMQNGTLVMPAINVNDSVTKSKFDNKYGCRESAVDAIRRATDLMLAGKRVVVCGYGDVGKGTAASFRGAGSIVTVTEVDPICALQAAMEGFEVKKLDTVVENADIIITTTGNFNIVKGEHFKRMKDKTVVCNIGHFDNELDMAWLNENYGDTKYEVKPQVDVYTIDGKEIIILAEGRLVNLGCATGHPSFVMSNSFANQTLAQIELWTNSEAYGNEVYTLPKHLDEKVAALHLKKLGVELETLTPEQAKYIGVSVEGPFKPEYYRY, encoded by the coding sequence ATGGAAACTACAACACAATACGTTCCTTATAAAGTTAAGGATATTTCATTAGCCGAGTATGGCAGAAAAGAAATCAAATTGGCCGAAGCAGAAATGCCGGGATTAATGGCAATTCGCGAAGAATACGGTCCGTCTCAACCTTTGAAAGGAGCGAGAATTGCGGGATGTCTTCACATGACGATTCAAACTGCCGTTTTAATTGAAACTTTGGTGGCTTTGGGAGCCGAGGTTACCTGGTCTTCTTGTAATATTTTCTCTACACAGGATCACGCTGCGGCTGCAATTGCTGCTGCCGGAATTCCAGTTTACGCTTGGAAAGGCTTGACAGAAGAGGAATTTGAATGGTGTATCGAACAAACCATCTTTTTTGGAGAAGACAGAAAACCTTTAAATCTGATCTTAGATGATGGTGGTGATTTAACAAATATGGTTTTCGATAAATATCCTGAATTAACAAAAGATATTAAAGGACTTTCTGAAGAAACCACAACCGGAGTTCACAGATTATACGAAAGAATGCAGAACGGAACTTTGGTAATGCCTGCAATCAACGTAAATGATTCAGTAACAAAATCAAAATTCGATAACAAATACGGATGTAGAGAATCTGCAGTTGATGCGATCAGAAGAGCAACTGACTTGATGCTTGCGGGTAAAAGAGTCGTAGTTTGTGGTTATGGTGATGTTGGTAAAGGTACAGCAGCTTCTTTCAGAGGAGCAGGTTCTATCGTTACGGTAACTGAAGTTGATCCAATCTGTGCATTACAGGCCGCAATGGAAGGTTTTGAAGTTAAAAAACTGGACACTGTAGTTGAAAATGCAGATATCATTATTACAACAACCGGTAACTTTAACATTGTTAAAGGAGAGCATTTCAAAAGAATGAAGGACAAAACCGTAGTTTGTAATATCGGACATTTCGATAATGAATTGGATATGGCTTGGTTAAACGAGAATTATGGCGATACAAAATATGAAGTAAAACCACAGGTTGATGTTTACACTATTGACGGTAAAGAAATCATTATTTTAGCAGAAGGTCGTTTGGTGAACTTAGGTTGTGCCACAGGTCACCCAAGTTTTGTAATGAGTAATTCTTTTGCAAACCAAACTTTGGCTCAAATTGAATTGTGGACCAATTCAGAAGCTTATGGAAATGAAGTGTACACGTTGCCAAAACATTTAGATGAAAAAGTAGCGGCTTTACACCTTAAAAAGTTAGGCGTAGAACTGGAAACTTTGACTCCGGAGCAGGCAAAATACATCGGCGTTTCTGTGGAAGGACCATTCAAACCGGAATATTACAGATACTAA
- a CDS encoding helix-turn-helix transcriptional regulator, with protein MKLLLSTFLFAVYIFLPAQKINLSSDLSQVASWENLIMQHDLLNVDTIKAKSFLEPLKNRNTLGDQIIYDALIAKVYAKNFDKINATSNSLFSKSIRNAVKLGDQSLEVWSLLNYAEYLYNFRQMTEALPYFMSVTEKIENMSYDKILFPGESFSKIGFFMGTIGDNSLAVTYLNKALQYTKPNTSAYAMALDNVGIYLMNLGNYKGAEKSITEASVMAKSIGDEVRYAKTLGNLAQIYEKKGEIPRAIELVRQDIVISEKNKSTQNTMFAYTLLARLLIKNNQITEANEAIKYADAIAKSKSYFKINELDILKLKLKILNLEHREDEELEVRRRISVLEDSLNKTDGVLPLNQANWLMQKRKYQHNIVATKKELVREASLKNVIFAITGLLIVLVLFIFIRSKNKLKETQLEKERKIKMYEDMKRRNEQKLLDANKTLDAQIDFLKEKNIQIQKLREEIENFKESGSTFVEKDRSKLHDLLQSHLMTEENWLNFRREFEKEHPTFYKILQKDFPEITTSNLRIILLQKLGFTNSETAALLGITVDAVKKSKQRLKHKLGAKYDVLFKMMVSEN; from the coding sequence GTGAAACTTCTACTCAGCACTTTCTTATTTGCCGTATACATTTTTTTACCGGCGCAGAAAATTAATTTGAGCTCCGATCTCTCTCAGGTTGCTTCCTGGGAAAATCTGATCATGCAACATGATCTGCTGAATGTTGACACAATCAAGGCAAAGTCATTTTTAGAGCCCCTAAAAAATCGTAATACTTTAGGGGATCAAATAATTTATGATGCACTTATCGCAAAAGTGTATGCAAAAAATTTTGATAAAATTAATGCAACGAGCAACAGTCTTTTTTCAAAATCCATTAGGAACGCGGTTAAATTAGGTGATCAGTCTCTGGAAGTTTGGTCGCTTCTTAATTATGCTGAATACCTGTATAATTTTAGGCAAATGACCGAAGCGTTACCCTACTTCATGTCGGTTACAGAGAAGATAGAAAACATGTCTTACGACAAAATTCTGTTTCCTGGAGAATCCTTTAGTAAAATCGGCTTTTTCATGGGTACGATCGGGGATAATAGTCTTGCTGTAACCTATCTAAACAAAGCACTTCAATATACAAAGCCCAACACTTCTGCTTATGCCATGGCTTTAGATAATGTGGGAATATACCTAATGAATTTGGGAAATTATAAAGGTGCAGAAAAAAGTATAACCGAGGCATCGGTGATGGCAAAGTCAATAGGAGATGAGGTACGATATGCAAAAACCCTGGGCAATCTGGCGCAGATCTATGAAAAAAAGGGGGAAATTCCACGTGCAATTGAACTTGTTCGTCAGGATATTGTCATCTCCGAAAAAAATAAGAGTACTCAAAATACCATGTTTGCCTATACTTTATTGGCCCGACTTCTCATTAAAAATAATCAAATCACCGAAGCAAATGAAGCAATAAAGTATGCCGATGCGATCGCGAAGTCGAAATCATACTTTAAAATTAATGAGCTTGATATTTTGAAACTGAAACTCAAAATATTGAATCTGGAACATAGAGAGGATGAGGAATTGGAAGTGCGCCGCAGAATTAGTGTTTTAGAAGACTCATTGAATAAAACAGATGGCGTGCTTCCCCTCAATCAGGCAAATTGGTTGATGCAGAAAAGAAAATACCAACATAACATTGTTGCGACAAAAAAAGAACTCGTAAGGGAAGCCAGCCTAAAAAATGTGATTTTTGCCATCACAGGACTTTTGATTGTCTTGGTACTGTTTATATTTATCCGGTCAAAAAATAAGTTAAAGGAAACGCAGCTTGAAAAAGAGAGGAAAATTAAGATGTATGAAGACATGAAACGACGTAATGAGCAGAAACTCCTGGATGCGAACAAAACGTTGGATGCTCAGATTGATTTTTTGAAAGAAAAAAATATACAGATTCAGAAACTTCGTGAGGAAATTGAGAATTTCAAAGAATCAGGTTCTACTTTTGTTGAAAAAGACCGTAGTAAACTTCACGATTTACTCCAGTCTCATTTAATGACGGAGGAAAACTGGTTAAATTTCCGGCGGGAATTTGAGAAAGAACATCCTACTTTTTATAAAATATTACAAAAGGATTTTCCAGAGATCACCACATCTAATCTTCGAATAATTTTATTGCAGAAATTAGGCTTTACAAACTCCGAAACCGCAGCCTTATTGGGAATTACGGTCGACGCCGTGAAGAAGTCAAAACAACGATTAAAGCACAAATTGGGAGCGAAATATGATGTGCTCTTTAAAATGATGGTGTCTGAAAATTAA